A genomic segment from Dermatobacter hominis encodes:
- a CDS encoding dihydrolipoyl dehydrogenase family protein, translated as MSLRFVIIGGGPAGTQAATSAARLGADVTLIERDIVGGAAHLWDCVPSKAMIATGGRLDAIEESIGMGLDVAMAQVDLERVRERIQGITERLERHNRTLLESQGVNLVRGTGRLVDAHTVVATTEDGELSFEADAIMVSTGSRPRIPEWAQPDGDVVLTTRDAYPPKVLPEHVIVIGSGVTGVEFVHMFSSFGCRVTLIVSRQQVLPSKDPEVAAVLEDDFLRRGVRLYKGARAVGLERTEGGVIVRCDDGRSAEGSHCLLAIGSIPNSDGLGLADAGVDMDGPWVRELDHHLRTNVEHIYVAGDLSGKLPLSSVASMQGRKIAEHVMGLHKVDHRHLDYEKAASAIFTDPEIADVGLGEADAFAEGRKVRVTKVPFASTAKALINDDPRGFVKIISDPATGVILGGSIVGPQAAELIAVLAVAVTNGLRVHDIAESIFVHPALAEALTDAAE; from the coding sequence ATGTCGCTGCGCTTCGTCATCATCGGCGGGGGGCCCGCCGGGACCCAGGCCGCGACGTCCGCCGCCCGGCTGGGGGCGGACGTCACGCTGATCGAGCGCGACATCGTCGGCGGCGCCGCCCACCTGTGGGACTGCGTGCCGTCCAAGGCCATGATCGCCACCGGCGGCCGGCTGGACGCGATCGAGGAGTCGATCGGCATGGGCCTCGACGTCGCCATGGCGCAGGTCGACCTCGAGCGGGTGCGCGAGCGCATCCAGGGGATCACCGAGCGGCTGGAGCGCCACAACCGGACCCTGCTCGAGAGCCAGGGCGTCAACCTCGTGCGGGGGACCGGCCGGCTCGTCGACGCCCACACGGTCGTCGCGACCACCGAGGACGGCGAGCTCAGCTTCGAGGCCGACGCCATCATGGTGTCGACCGGCAGCCGGCCCCGGATCCCCGAGTGGGCCCAGCCCGACGGCGACGTGGTCCTCACCACGCGCGACGCGTACCCGCCCAAGGTGCTGCCCGAGCACGTGATCGTGATCGGCTCCGGCGTGACCGGCGTGGAGTTCGTCCACATGTTCTCGTCGTTCGGGTGCCGGGTGACGCTGATCGTGTCGCGCCAGCAGGTCCTGCCGTCGAAGGACCCCGAGGTCGCGGCCGTGCTCGAGGACGACTTCCTCCGCCGGGGCGTGCGGCTCTACAAGGGCGCCCGGGCCGTCGGCCTCGAGCGCACCGAGGGCGGCGTGATCGTCCGCTGCGACGACGGCCGGTCGGCCGAGGGCAGCCACTGCCTGCTCGCCATCGGCTCGATCCCCAACAGCGACGGGCTCGGGCTCGCCGACGCCGGCGTCGACATGGACGGCCCGTGGGTGCGCGAGCTCGACCACCACCTCCGGACCAACGTCGAGCACATCTACGTCGCCGGCGACCTGTCCGGGAAGCTGCCGCTGAGCTCGGTGGCCTCGATGCAGGGCCGCAAGATCGCCGAGCACGTCATGGGCCTCCACAAGGTGGACCACCGCCACCTCGACTACGAGAAGGCGGCCTCGGCCATCTTCACCGACCCCGAGATCGCCGATGTCGGCCTCGGCGAGGCCGACGCCTTCGCCGAGGGCCGCAAGGTCCGCGTCACCAAGGTCCCGTTCGCGTCGACCGCGAAGGCCCTCATCAACGACGATCCGCGCGGCTTCGTGAAGATCATCTCGGACCCGGCGACGGGCGTGATCCTCGGCGGATCGATCGTCGGTCCGCAGGCCGCCGAGCTGATCGCGGTGCTCGCCGTGGCGGTCACGAACGGCCTGCGCGTCCACGACATCGCGGAGAGCATCTTCGTCCACCCTGCGCTGGCCGAGGCACTGACCGACGCGGCAGAGTGA
- a CDS encoding ABC transporter permease, producing MSTPAQVWSYRTLIVNLAQRDLKARYKKSFLGWAWSLINPAATLGIYTLVFGVFLKGQAPTAGNGSLNSFALFLFCGLVLWNLFSGVINTSIMSFLNAGGLLTRTYFPPEAPMVAGLTTVMIQAGLELVILFTFMIVFGNVSWTFLVAIPVMLLAACFAFGIGLVLGLGNIRFRDVSYLVGILLQVWFYATPIVYRLDMLEPTAQAVLKFNPLTSYVNGMTQTVYMLDLPTTSNWIVMGLSASLSLIVGWWVFSRYAPLVIEEL from the coding sequence TTGTCCACCCCCGCGCAGGTCTGGTCCTACCGGACGCTGATCGTCAACCTCGCCCAGCGAGACCTGAAGGCTCGTTACAAGAAGAGCTTCCTGGGCTGGGCGTGGTCGCTGATCAACCCCGCCGCCACGCTGGGGATCTACACGCTGGTCTTCGGGGTGTTCCTCAAGGGGCAGGCCCCGACCGCGGGCAACGGGTCGCTCAACAGCTTCGCCCTGTTCCTGTTCTGCGGCCTGGTGCTGTGGAACCTGTTCTCGGGCGTGATCAACACGTCGATCATGTCGTTCCTGAACGCCGGCGGTCTGCTGACGCGGACCTACTTCCCGCCCGAGGCGCCGATGGTGGCCGGCCTCACGACCGTCATGATCCAGGCGGGCCTCGAGCTCGTGATCCTGTTCACCTTCATGATCGTGTTCGGCAACGTGTCGTGGACGTTCCTCGTGGCGATCCCCGTGATGCTCCTCGCCGCGTGCTTCGCCTTCGGCATCGGGCTGGTGCTCGGGCTCGGCAACATCCGCTTCCGGGACGTCTCGTACCTCGTCGGCATCCTGCTGCAGGTCTGGTTCTACGCCACACCGATCGTCTACCGCCTCGACATGCTCGAGCCGACGGCGCAGGCGGTGCTGAAGTTCAACCCGCTGACCTCGTACGTCAACGGGATGACCCAGACCGTGTACATGCTCGACCTGCCCACGACCTCCAACTGGATCGTGATGGGCCTGTCGGCATCGCTCAGCCTGATCGTCGGCTGGTGGGTGTTCAGCCGGTACGCGCCGCTCGTGATCGAGGAGCTCTGA
- a CDS encoding ABC transporter ATP-binding protein, translated as MSKIVVEGVSKRFRLQTDRAHSVKELVTRRDRSTDIDHFWALKDVSLEIPEGSMYALVGHNGSGKSTLLRCIAGIYRPTEGKVTIDGRISTLLELGAGFHPDLTGRENVYMNATILGMGRKQIDKVFDEIVEFAGVQDFIDSPVKIYSSGMYVRLGFSVAIHVDPEILIIDEVIAVGDEEFQRKCFDHLYSLRRRGVTIVVVTHGMGTVQTMCDGAAWLDHGVLQLTGTGPEIAREYLRKVNEAEDLSAEQDRADGDATDDEEERRDGIRRAVKRDDDLVITDVTFHGADGAPLAHPTYGEPLELRLHYRANAPVDEPVFGYAVFGENGVWIDGTNTHIKDVTVGKVSGSGYLSYSLPTLWLYPGKYEVAVAINDQHVQHLFDRWDGVPLSVRQGERMAGSGLTDLNGTWRIVAGAADRDR; from the coding sequence GTGAGCAAGATCGTCGTCGAGGGCGTCTCCAAGCGGTTCCGCCTGCAGACCGACCGCGCCCACTCGGTCAAGGAGCTCGTCACCCGCCGCGACCGCAGCACCGACATCGACCACTTCTGGGCCCTCAAGGACGTGAGCCTCGAGATCCCCGAGGGCTCGATGTACGCCCTGGTCGGCCACAACGGCTCCGGGAAGTCGACCCTGCTGCGCTGCATCGCCGGCATCTACCGGCCGACCGAGGGCAAGGTCACCATCGACGGGCGGATCTCGACGCTGCTCGAGCTGGGCGCCGGCTTCCACCCCGACCTCACCGGCCGGGAGAACGTCTACATGAACGCCACCATCCTCGGGATGGGGCGCAAGCAGATCGACAAGGTCTTCGACGAGATCGTCGAGTTCGCCGGGGTCCAGGACTTCATCGACTCGCCCGTCAAGATCTACTCGTCGGGAATGTACGTGCGGCTCGGGTTCTCGGTCGCGATCCACGTGGACCCCGAGATCCTCATCATCGACGAGGTGATCGCCGTCGGCGACGAGGAGTTCCAGCGCAAGTGCTTCGACCACCTCTACTCGCTCCGCCGGCGCGGCGTGACCATCGTGGTCGTGACCCACGGGATGGGCACCGTCCAGACGATGTGCGACGGCGCCGCGTGGCTCGACCACGGCGTCCTGCAGCTGACCGGCACCGGGCCCGAGATCGCGCGCGAGTACCTGCGCAAGGTGAACGAGGCCGAGGACCTGTCCGCCGAGCAGGATCGCGCCGACGGCGACGCCACCGATGACGAGGAGGAGCGCAGGGACGGCATCCGTCGCGCGGTGAAGCGCGACGACGACCTCGTCATCACCGACGTCACGTTCCACGGCGCCGACGGCGCCCCGCTCGCGCACCCGACCTACGGCGAACCGCTCGAGCTGCGGCTGCACTACCGGGCCAACGCGCCGGTCGACGAGCCCGTGTTCGGCTACGCCGTGTTCGGCGAGAACGGCGTGTGGATCGACGGGACGAACACCCACATCAAGGACGTCACCGTCGGCAAGGTCTCCGGCAGCGGCTACCTCTCGTACTCGCTGCCGACCCTGTGGCTCTACCCGGGCAAGTACGAGGTGGCGGTGGCCATCAACGACCAGCACGTGCAGCACCTGTTCGACCGCTGGGACGGTGTCCCGCTCTCGGTCCGCCAGGGCGAGCGGATGGCCGGATCGGGTCTGACCGACCTCAACGGGACCTGGCGGATCGTCGCCGGTGCAGCGGACCGGGACCGGTGA
- a CDS encoding glycosyltransferase — MRATVVINTYNRAASLPATLDGLRRQVGAEFEVVVVDGPSTDGTDQLLAQWEGRLRVVRFDDVHLGRSRNLGIAAAAGDVVAFIDDDAIPEPDWVAGLLAAYDSPEVAGAGGLVYDHTGTKLQYRYSACTRIGEPRFDLAPPFDEYTYPQADPFVYLQGTNCSFLRTALVEVGGFDETIEYYLDETELCMQLTDAGHRLVPLAGAAVHHHYLPGHLRADRTTWTHPYPIVKNRAYFALSHGTTTRSPGEVLIELSTWANGVIASGTRELRRAGADAERIADFVDQVNRGLGDGVELGTAAERRSVVLPDPVAEDFLPFPTIGDERSRRYCFVSGEYPPQVGGVGRFTSDTARGLAAAGHEVHVVTRSDSNHRIELEDGVWVHRVPVQDRYVDGLEGTVLRHNLEHCAALYHEVDRLHRRRPLSLVSAPIWNCESLLPALDGRFPTITSVVTTIEKVTEILSSWKDRPHIQALAALEAETLRRSPHLHANSTATERSARARTEGEVHLAHFGLADPSPGTVAVRDGSDGTVELLFVGRLERRKGIDVLLDVLPELLERFPELRATIVGRDTPSTEMDRTYREAFLHDHAGRPDLLERVRFAGELPDDEVRAAYASCDLFCAPSRYESFGLVLLEAMSFAKPVVACDEGGMADLVDDNGLLVPPGDAPALAEALATLVADGGLRDKMGRRGRELFDQKWSMEHAVARTDELYGAIADAWQPHGQGVIDGELADLLVDVGAVDPAVSLHVAEVLLAPDRSPRDVSGGVVRALLAEDPWFVAHLFQVVLDREPEDWELQAQLDFLAKGGPRLEVVAGLNTPFDTPLGVGWRAEVRPMWSRAVEQHVAWSLAEPDPHEFLVQVHRVVLGRGIGPSEPDLLAQLAAGRPRTEIVRDLALSPEAATKDVPVDWLDRIAPAAPAVAAPSPEAPAVRRMAGRVRRVARDVAHQADRDDDLARRLDRLERSVQHLGEALERSAAAAAERPVEVAPAADGDAIARMVVRGMETLTREQHGGFEMFTTWLDVLQRKQEAMAMDLRERLPAGPAPEALPEPQILTEGGLEALRARHGGVLRLNVGAGEKVRPGYVNADARALPGIDVVGDVRRLPFEDGTLDELLSEHLVEHFRFHELRTVILPYWKRLLAPTGRLHVVCPDLGALVRAAASGDLSMEELAVATFGLQDYTGDDHLAMYTVDSLTEVLLDVGFSDVEVVASGRRNGGTYEMELVAHVGAPDGPAIDPREDTPT, encoded by the coding sequence GTGCGAGCGACCGTCGTCATCAACACCTACAACCGGGCTGCGAGCCTGCCGGCCACGCTCGACGGACTTCGCCGCCAGGTCGGCGCGGAGTTCGAGGTCGTCGTGGTCGACGGGCCGTCGACCGACGGCACCGACCAGCTGCTCGCGCAGTGGGAGGGGCGGCTGCGCGTCGTCCGGTTCGACGACGTCCACCTCGGTCGGTCCCGGAACCTGGGCATCGCCGCCGCAGCCGGCGACGTCGTGGCGTTCATCGACGACGACGCCATCCCCGAGCCCGACTGGGTCGCCGGCCTCCTCGCCGCCTACGACTCGCCCGAGGTCGCCGGCGCCGGCGGCCTGGTGTACGACCACACGGGGACCAAGCTCCAGTACCGCTACTCGGCGTGCACCCGCATCGGCGAGCCGCGCTTCGACCTCGCGCCGCCGTTCGACGAGTACACGTACCCGCAGGCCGACCCGTTCGTGTACCTCCAGGGCACGAACTGCAGCTTCCTGCGCACGGCGCTCGTCGAGGTCGGCGGGTTCGACGAGACGATCGAGTACTACCTGGACGAGACCGAGCTGTGCATGCAGCTCACCGACGCCGGGCACCGGCTGGTGCCGCTCGCCGGCGCCGCCGTCCACCACCACTACCTGCCGGGCCACCTCCGGGCGGACCGCACGACGTGGACGCACCCGTACCCGATCGTCAAGAACCGGGCGTACTTCGCGCTCAGCCACGGCACCACCACCCGGTCGCCCGGCGAGGTGCTCATCGAGCTGTCGACGTGGGCCAACGGCGTGATCGCCTCGGGCACCCGCGAGCTCCGGCGCGCCGGGGCCGACGCCGAGCGCATCGCCGACTTCGTCGACCAGGTGAACCGGGGCCTCGGCGACGGCGTCGAGCTGGGCACCGCGGCCGAGCGCCGGTCGGTCGTCCTGCCCGACCCGGTCGCGGAGGACTTCCTGCCGTTCCCGACGATCGGCGACGAGCGCAGCCGGCGCTACTGCTTCGTGTCCGGCGAGTACCCGCCGCAGGTCGGCGGCGTCGGCCGGTTCACCTCCGACACCGCCCGTGGCCTGGCCGCCGCCGGCCACGAGGTCCATGTCGTCACCCGCTCCGACTCGAACCACCGCATCGAGCTCGAGGACGGCGTGTGGGTCCACCGGGTGCCGGTGCAGGACCGCTACGTCGACGGGCTCGAGGGCACGGTGCTGCGCCACAACCTCGAGCACTGCGCGGCGCTGTACCACGAGGTCGACCGGCTGCACCGCCGGCGGCCCCTGTCGCTCGTCTCGGCGCCGATCTGGAACTGCGAGAGCCTGCTCCCGGCGCTCGACGGGCGCTTCCCGACGATCACCTCGGTCGTCACCACGATCGAGAAGGTCACCGAGATCCTCTCGTCGTGGAAGGACCGCCCCCACATCCAGGCGCTCGCCGCGCTCGAGGCGGAGACCCTCCGCCGGTCGCCGCACCTGCACGCGAACTCCACCGCCACCGAGCGCTCGGCCCGGGCCCGGACCGAGGGTGAGGTCCACCTGGCGCACTTCGGCCTCGCCGACCCGTCGCCCGGCACCGTCGCGGTCCGCGACGGCTCCGACGGCACGGTCGAGCTGCTGTTCGTCGGCCGGCTGGAGCGGCGCAAGGGCATCGACGTCCTGCTCGACGTGCTGCCCGAGCTGCTCGAGCGCTTCCCCGAGCTGCGGGCGACGATCGTCGGGCGCGACACGCCGAGCACGGAGATGGACCGCACCTACCGCGAGGCCTTCCTGCACGACCACGCCGGCCGGCCCGACCTGCTCGAGCGGGTCCGCTTCGCCGGCGAGCTGCCCGACGACGAGGTCCGCGCCGCGTACGCGTCGTGCGACCTCTTCTGCGCCCCGTCCCGCTACGAGTCGTTCGGGCTCGTGCTGCTCGAGGCGATGAGCTTCGCCAAGCCGGTCGTGGCGTGCGACGAGGGCGGCATGGCCGACCTGGTCGACGACAACGGACTGCTCGTGCCGCCCGGCGACGCGCCGGCGCTCGCCGAGGCCCTCGCCACGCTCGTCGCCGACGGCGGCCTGCGCGACAAGATGGGCCGCCGGGGCCGCGAGCTGTTCGACCAGAAGTGGTCGATGGAGCACGCCGTCGCCCGCACCGACGAGCTCTACGGCGCGATCGCGGACGCCTGGCAGCCGCACGGCCAGGGCGTCATCGACGGCGAGCTCGCCGACCTCCTCGTCGACGTCGGCGCGGTCGACCCGGCCGTGTCGCTGCACGTCGCCGAGGTGCTGCTGGCCCCCGACCGCTCGCCCCGGGACGTGTCCGGCGGCGTGGTCCGCGCCCTGCTCGCCGAGGACCCGTGGTTCGTCGCCCACCTGTTCCAGGTCGTGCTCGACCGCGAACCCGAGGACTGGGAGCTGCAGGCGCAGCTCGACTTCCTCGCCAAGGGCGGCCCCCGGCTCGAGGTCGTCGCCGGCCTCAACACGCCGTTCGACACCCCGCTCGGCGTCGGCTGGCGGGCCGAGGTCCGGCCCATGTGGAGCCGGGCCGTCGAGCAGCACGTGGCCTGGTCGCTCGCCGAGCCGGACCCGCACGAGTTCCTCGTCCAGGTGCACCGGGTCGTGCTCGGCCGCGGCATCGGCCCGTCGGAGCCCGACCTCCTCGCCCAGTTGGCCGCCGGTCGGCCCCGCACCGAGATCGTCCGCGACCTGGCCCTGAGCCCCGAGGCCGCCACCAAGGACGTGCCGGTCGACTGGCTCGACCGCATCGCCCCGGCCGCCCCGGCGGTGGCCGCACCGTCGCCCGAGGCCCCCGCGGTCCGACGGATGGCGGGCCGGGTCCGCCGCGTGGCCCGCGACGTCGCGCACCAGGCCGATCGCGACGACGACCTGGCGCGGCGCCTGGACCGCCTCGAGCGCAGCGTCCAGCACCTGGGCGAGGCGCTGGAGCGCTCGGCGGCGGCGGCCGCCGAGCGACCGGTCGAGGTCGCCCCCGCCGCCGACGGCGACGCGATCGCCCGGATGGTCGTCCGGGGCATGGAGACGCTGACCCGGGAGCAGCACGGCGGCTTCGAGATGTTCACCACGTGGCTCGACGTGCTGCAGCGCAAGCAGGAGGCCATGGCGATGGACCTCCGGGAGCGCCTGCCCGCCGGCCCGGCCCCCGAGGCGCTGCCCGAGCCGCAGATCCTCACCGAGGGCGGCCTCGAGGCCCTGCGCGCCCGCCACGGCGGCGTCCTGCGGCTGAACGTCGGCGCCGGCGAGAAGGTCCGCCCCGGCTACGTCAACGCCGACGCCCGGGCCCTGCCCGGCATCGACGTGGTCGGCGACGTCCGGCGCCTGCCGTTCGAGGACGGGACGCTCGACGAGCTCCTGTCGGAGCACCTGGTCGAGCACTTCCGCTTCCACGAGCTGCGGACCGTCATCCTCCCGTACTGGAAGCGGCTGCTCGCGCCCACCGGTCGCCTCCACGTCGTGTGCCCCGACCTCGGCGCGTTGGTCCGGGCCGCGGCGTCGGGCGATCTGTCGATGGAGGAGCTCGCCGTGGCCACGTTCGGGCTGCAGGACTACACGGGCGACGACCACCTGGCCATGTACACGGTCGACTCGCTCACCGAGGTGCTGCTCGACGTGGGGTTCTCCGACGTCGAGGTGGTCGCGAGCGGTCGGCGCAACGGTGGGACCTACGAGATGGAGCTCGTGGCCCACGTCGGCGCCCCCGACGGCCCGGCCATCGACCCCCGAGAGGACACGCCCACATGA
- a CDS encoding class I SAM-dependent methyltransferase has product MTEGREAARRQERLLEALACPTCGAALAVADASRHEGLIVAADLLCSAHGRVGIVESYDVSFRPVDLERAAEGGTPGGHVRVPVAVDDPSITAVGEWVYGWEGARTTGDGPHELVLPFDGVGVSISFYAHDWCGQAELLVDDEPVRLVDLYRVETELVLVDLCGLADGHHVLRVRATGVGNPHNHGDQVVVSRYDVLVRPDDAPLPSLEPVNRGNGFPPRFAELVAELGPEAVVVDVGGGDRRFGDPRVYNLEYLHFELPDIFADGLRLPFRTGSLDLVLSQAVLEHVPDPQQAMDEMRRVLKPEGVLYIEIAFMQPLHAVPSHYFNVTSYGLEYLLRDWEVQEAGVFTGLHDTFEWFGRCVSAEQKVGKEKLGTALEILAEIDSMTPEAELRPIAGSVWATARRGGAPLREAAPAAAPPTLEVFTTEALVREVDVRFRKALRSPVRNGRRVLSRSARLVRARTGG; this is encoded by the coding sequence ATGACCGAGGGACGCGAGGCCGCCCGCCGCCAGGAGCGGCTCCTGGAGGCCCTGGCCTGCCCGACCTGCGGCGCAGCCCTGGCCGTCGCCGACGCCAGCCGGCACGAGGGCCTGATCGTCGCCGCCGACCTGCTCTGCAGCGCGCACGGCCGCGTCGGCATCGTCGAGAGCTACGACGTCAGCTTCCGCCCGGTCGACCTCGAGCGGGCGGCGGAGGGCGGCACCCCGGGGGGCCACGTCCGCGTGCCCGTCGCGGTCGACGACCCCTCGATCACCGCCGTCGGCGAGTGGGTCTACGGGTGGGAGGGCGCCCGCACGACGGGCGACGGGCCCCACGAGCTCGTGCTGCCGTTCGACGGCGTGGGCGTGTCGATCTCGTTCTACGCGCACGACTGGTGCGGCCAGGCCGAGCTGCTCGTCGACGACGAGCCCGTCCGGCTGGTCGACCTGTACCGCGTCGAGACCGAGCTCGTCCTCGTCGACCTCTGCGGGCTGGCCGACGGCCACCACGTCCTGCGGGTCCGGGCCACCGGCGTCGGCAACCCGCACAACCACGGCGACCAGGTCGTGGTCAGCCGCTACGACGTGCTGGTGCGCCCCGACGACGCGCCGCTCCCGTCGCTCGAGCCCGTCAACCGGGGCAACGGCTTCCCGCCCCGGTTCGCCGAGCTGGTCGCCGAGCTCGGGCCCGAGGCCGTCGTCGTCGACGTCGGCGGCGGGGACCGCCGCTTCGGCGACCCCCGGGTCTACAACCTCGAGTACCTGCACTTCGAGCTGCCCGACATCTTCGCCGACGGCCTGCGCCTGCCGTTCCGCACGGGCTCGCTCGACCTCGTGCTCAGCCAGGCGGTGCTCGAGCACGTGCCGGACCCGCAGCAGGCGATGGACGAGATGCGCCGCGTGCTCAAGCCCGAGGGCGTGCTCTACATCGAGATCGCCTTCATGCAGCCGCTGCACGCCGTGCCGTCCCACTACTTCAACGTCACGAGCTACGGCCTCGAGTACCTCCTCCGCGACTGGGAGGTCCAGGAGGCGGGGGTCTTCACCGGCCTGCACGACACGTTCGAGTGGTTCGGCCGCTGCGTCAGCGCCGAGCAGAAGGTCGGCAAGGAGAAGCTCGGCACCGCGCTCGAGATCCTGGCCGAGATCGACTCGATGACGCCCGAGGCGGAGCTGCGCCCGATCGCGGGCTCGGTGTGGGCGACGGCCCGACGGGGCGGCGCCCCGCTCCGGGAGGCGGCGCCCGCGGCGGCCCCGCCGACCCTCGAGGTGTTCACGACCGAGGCGCTCGTCCGCGAGGTCGACGTCCGCTTCCGCAAGGCCCTGCGGTCGCCGGTCCGCAACGGACGCCGGGTGCTGTCCCGCTCCGCTCGCCTCGTCCGCGCCCGCACCGGGGGATGA
- a CDS encoding glycosyltransferase family 2 protein: MELTIVMPCLDEAETLETCIRKAQGYLLRAGVDGEVVIADNGSSDGSQEIAIRCGARLVEVAEKGYGAALIGGITEARGTYVIMGDADDSYDFEHLDPFVEHLRDGADLVMGNRFAGGIAPDAMPPLHRYLGNPVLSFIGRLFFRSDIRDFHCGLRGFRRDTILALGLSTTGMEFASEMVVKASLCHLRIDQVPTTLRPDGRSRPPHLRSWRDGWRHLRFLMLYSPRWLFFYPGVVLMVLGVTLGAVLSITPIDLGSFDLDVSSLVVSSGLAVIGYQSIWFAILSKSFASREGLLPMDVRVDRFRQLFPLEKALAVAAVAILLGAVGLAAAVLKWDFSPQDARSSLRLVVPSMTVLILGVQTALCSLLLGVLSLPSSRSSASALVRRPVP; the protein is encoded by the coding sequence ATGGAACTGACCATCGTCATGCCGTGCCTCGACGAGGCCGAGACCCTCGAGACCTGCATCCGCAAGGCCCAGGGCTACCTCCTCCGGGCGGGTGTCGACGGCGAGGTCGTGATCGCCGACAACGGCAGCAGCGACGGCAGCCAGGAGATCGCCATCCGCTGCGGTGCCCGCCTCGTCGAGGTCGCCGAGAAGGGCTACGGCGCCGCGCTGATCGGCGGCATCACCGAAGCCCGGGGCACCTACGTGATCATGGGCGACGCCGACGACAGCTACGACTTCGAGCACCTCGACCCCTTCGTCGAGCACCTGCGCGACGGCGCGGACCTGGTCATGGGGAACCGGTTCGCCGGCGGCATCGCGCCCGACGCCATGCCCCCGCTGCACCGCTACCTCGGCAACCCGGTGCTGAGCTTCATCGGCCGGCTCTTCTTCCGCAGCGACATCCGCGACTTCCACTGCGGTCTCCGCGGCTTCCGGCGCGACACCATCCTCGCCCTCGGCCTGTCGACGACCGGCATGGAGTTCGCCAGCGAGATGGTCGTCAAGGCCAGCCTGTGCCACCTGCGGATCGACCAGGTGCCGACCACCCTCCGCCCCGACGGGCGCTCCCGGCCGCCGCACCTGCGGAGCTGGCGCGACGGCTGGCGCCACCTGCGCTTCCTCATGCTCTACAGCCCGCGCTGGCTGTTCTTCTACCCGGGCGTCGTGCTGATGGTGCTGGGCGTGACGCTCGGCGCCGTGCTGTCGATCACGCCGATCGACCTCGGATCGTTCGACCTCGACGTGTCGAGCCTCGTGGTCTCGTCGGGGCTCGCGGTGATCGGCTACCAGTCGATCTGGTTCGCCATCCTCTCCAAGTCGTTCGCCAGCCGTGAGGGCCTGCTGCCCATGGACGTGCGCGTCGACCGGTTCCGGCAGCTCTTCCCGCTCGAGAAGGCGCTCGCCGTCGCGGCGGTGGCGATCCTGCTCGGCGCGGTCGGCCTGGCCGCCGCGGTGCTCAAGTGGGACTTCTCGCCCCAGGACGCCCGGTCGAGCCTCCGTCTCGTGGTGCCGTCGATGACCGTGCTGATCCTGGGCGTGCAGACCGCCCTGTGCAGCCTCCTCCTCGGCGTGCTGTCGCTGCCGTCCAGCCGGTCCTCGGCGTCCGCGCTCGTCCGCCGCCCCGTGCCCTGA
- a CDS encoding class I SAM-dependent methyltransferase, with amino-acid sequence MKLLDRVLRDWRIAQATSLIPPGAEVLDIGCHDGALFRAIGPALRSGLGLDGDLLGELEGPAYRLVPGHFPEDLPPGSGPFDVVTMLAVFEHIPTDAQPALVAAIHDALRPGGLVVITVPSPAVDQILDVMIKARVLDGMETEQHYGFVPADLPPLFADQGFELTLERRFQLGLNNLYVFTRPA; translated from the coding sequence GTGAAGCTCCTCGACCGCGTGCTGCGCGACTGGCGCATCGCCCAGGCCACCTCGCTGATCCCGCCGGGGGCCGAGGTGCTCGACATCGGCTGCCACGACGGCGCGCTGTTCCGCGCCATCGGCCCGGCGCTGCGCTCCGGCCTGGGGCTCGACGGCGACCTGCTCGGCGAGCTCGAGGGCCCGGCCTACCGGCTCGTCCCCGGGCACTTCCCCGAGGACCTGCCCCCCGGGTCGGGCCCGTTCGACGTGGTCACCATGCTGGCGGTGTTCGAGCACATCCCGACCGACGCCCAGCCGGCGCTCGTGGCGGCGATCCACGACGCGCTGCGCCCGGGTGGGCTGGTCGTGATCACGGTGCCGTCGCCGGCGGTGGACCAGATCCTCGACGTGATGATCAAGGCGCGGGTGCTCGACGGCATGGAGACCGAGCAGCACTACGGGTTCGTGCCGGCCGACCTGCCGCCGCTGTTCGCGGACCAGGGCTTCGAGCTGACGCTCGAGCGCCGCTTCCAGCTCGGCCTGAACAACCTGTACGTGTTCACCCGGCCGGCCTGA